A portion of the Paenibacillus sp. PvR098 genome contains these proteins:
- a CDS encoding GTP pyrophosphokinase family protein has product MEQRLKLINQFKELFLPYKFALDYLSTTIEHINEEAMHVYDYNPIEHIKTRLKSPESVISKLQRKGLPIEFASAKQHLSDIVGVRIICSFVSDIYDLYEILRSRHDIKIIECKDYIKSPKPNGYQSLHLIVEVPILLSKGTERVLAEIQLRTLGMDFWASLEHKIFYKYNKDIPERLKRELYEAANMTVQLDAKMKAISDEVGHLSSPYAMRTVSMKQNVNRG; this is encoded by the coding sequence ATGGAACAAAGATTAAAGCTGATAAACCAATTCAAAGAATTGTTCTTACCCTATAAATTTGCACTAGATTATTTAAGCACGACGATCGAGCACATTAATGAAGAGGCCATGCACGTTTATGATTATAATCCCATCGAACATATCAAGACAAGATTGAAGTCGCCGGAGAGCGTCATAAGCAAGCTGCAGCGCAAAGGACTGCCGATTGAATTCGCCTCGGCCAAGCAGCATTTATCCGATATCGTAGGGGTTCGCATTATCTGTTCCTTTGTGAGCGATATTTATGATCTTTATGAGATCCTCCGATCTCGCCATGATATCAAGATTATAGAATGCAAGGATTATATAAAAAGTCCCAAGCCCAACGGATATCAAAGCCTGCATCTGATCGTCGAGGTTCCCATTCTGCTGTCGAAGGGGACCGAGCGCGTGCTTGCGGAGATTCAGCTTCGCACATTGGGGATGGATTTTTGGGCCAGCCTGGAACATAAAATATTTTATAAGTATAACAAGGATATTCCCGAGAGGCTGAAGCGTGAATTATATGAAGCCGCTAATATGACAGTGCAGCTGGATGCCAAAATGAAAGCCATCAGCGATGAAGTCGGACACTTGTCGTCACCGTATGCCATGCGCACGGTGTCCATGAAACAGAATGTGAACAGGGGATAG
- a CDS encoding aromatic acid exporter family protein, which translates to MAFGARVLKTGIAVTLSLFLSGLFEITPSVIAAVAAIFAMQPSIYRSWRHLLEQLQTNTLGAALALMAGMFFSSEPIAIGLVCILVIMICLKMKMEETIGLTLVTVVAVMEASGQWNFALNRFLLILIGIGSASLINIMFFPPKPKEQFLNQIQSVFTKMSLLLRTAISDEIKENVFRDEKQELEKAMKSLSDKYQLFEEELKKLRRAKYSQTRNLVIYKQMLYTLHKGMEVLNAVEVHYFPATRTAETDQAFDQHMERLTKYHEHVLLKFDDKLKPESSEGCLFEEENDSFMNVLLERYVEHWEGKLRLFVVAGAMYDYGYQTGRLNKLVEQYNRGTDDKEPLEALTGWIKR; encoded by the coding sequence GTGGCCTTCGGCGCTCGAGTCTTAAAAACGGGTATCGCCGTTACCCTATCTTTATTTCTTAGCGGTCTGTTTGAAATTACACCTTCGGTCATTGCCGCAGTAGCGGCTATTTTTGCCATGCAGCCCTCTATCTATCGGTCATGGCGCCACTTATTGGAGCAGCTCCAGACCAATACGCTCGGAGCGGCACTAGCCCTAATGGCAGGGATGTTCTTCTCCAGCGAGCCGATTGCTATCGGACTCGTCTGCATCCTGGTCATCATGATTTGCTTAAAAATGAAAATGGAAGAAACCATCGGGCTGACCCTGGTCACCGTCGTCGCAGTCATGGAGGCTTCAGGACAGTGGAACTTCGCTCTCAACCGGTTCTTGCTTATCTTAATCGGAATCGGCTCGGCTTCATTGATCAATATCATGTTTTTTCCGCCCAAGCCCAAAGAGCAGTTCCTGAATCAAATTCAATCTGTATTTACGAAAATGTCGCTTCTTCTGCGAACCGCCATCTCCGATGAGATCAAGGAGAATGTGTTCCGCGATGAGAAACAAGAGCTGGAAAAAGCCATGAAATCGTTATCGGACAAGTATCAGCTGTTTGAGGAAGAGCTGAAGAAACTGCGGCGCGCAAAATACAGTCAGACTCGCAATCTGGTTATTTACAAACAGATGCTGTATACCCTACATAAAGGTATGGAAGTATTGAATGCCGTAGAAGTGCACTATTTTCCAGCTACCCGCACGGCGGAGACCGACCAAGCCTTCGATCAGCATATGGAACGTCTGACTAAATATCATGAGCACGTGCTGCTGAAGTTCGACGATAAGCTGAAGCCCGAAAGCTCTGAGGGCTGCCTGTTCGAGGAAGAAAACGATAGCTTTATGAATGTGCTGTTGGAGCGCTACGTGGAGCATTGGGAAGGTAAGCTGCGATTGTTCGTTGTGGCAGGAGCTATGTACGATTATGGCTATCAGACGGGAAGGCTGAATAAGCTGGTAGAGCAGTATAACCGGGGGACGGACGATAAGGAGCCTTTGGAGGCATTAACCGGCTGGATCAAAAGGTAG
- a CDS encoding cold-shock protein, whose translation MYFSKRGSEPPQQDETAVWTCSKEDCSCWMRDDFSFEEQPACPICASSMVRDTRMLPVLVNTYKK comes from the coding sequence ATGTATTTTTCCAAACGGGGCTCTGAGCCTCCACAACAGGATGAAACGGCGGTTTGGACCTGCAGCAAAGAAGATTGCAGTTGTTGGATGAGAGATGATTTCTCCTTCGAGGAGCAGCCCGCTTGCCCAATTTGCGCTTCCTCTATGGTTCGCGATACCAGGATGCTTCCGGTCCTCGTCAATACCTATAAAAAGTAA
- a CDS encoding acyl-ACP desaturase encodes MPAENYTLNVFDPKLEPYLLDLYKQHRERAASIDWSYHEYIPWEQGRSFKELPWSIEQRKLPDPIYTAVETSLLTEVNLPFFYHHLAVTFRGSLQVLQDFVHTWVSEEDQHSSLLETYLIITRNADPNELHRLRKMVVEGGFVPDFDTAMETMVYTAVQELATMVFYYNVAKAASPYDKDLARLLRRIAKDETLHFAFYRDVVKAYLGVDHNFVYYIHKAMTSFAMPGKHMPLFKDRMDTIAQDAGYGPVAYFNQVFDHLIQVWGIDQLQPSRSDAERARQDLLGYHVKLKRISERLAAKGFN; translated from the coding sequence ATGCCAGCAGAAAACTATACACTGAATGTGTTCGATCCAAAATTAGAACCTTATTTGTTGGACTTATACAAGCAGCATCGAGAGCGTGCAGCGTCTATCGATTGGAGCTATCACGAATATATTCCCTGGGAGCAAGGCCGCAGCTTCAAAGAGCTGCCGTGGTCCATTGAGCAAAGGAAGCTGCCAGACCCCATCTACACAGCAGTGGAGACCTCGCTTTTGACAGAAGTAAATCTGCCTTTTTTCTACCACCATCTGGCGGTTACATTTAGGGGCTCTTTACAGGTACTGCAGGATTTTGTACACACTTGGGTTTCGGAGGAAGACCAGCACTCATCCTTATTAGAAACCTATTTGATCATTACAAGAAACGCAGATCCGAACGAACTGCACCGTTTGCGCAAAATGGTTGTTGAAGGCGGTTTCGTGCCTGATTTTGATACGGCTATGGAAACCATGGTCTATACGGCGGTTCAAGAGCTCGCAACGATGGTCTTTTATTATAATGTGGCCAAGGCGGCAAGCCCTTACGATAAGGATTTGGCTAGGCTTCTCCGAAGGATAGCTAAGGATGAGACACTTCATTTTGCTTTTTATCGCGATGTGGTGAAAGCCTATTTGGGCGTAGACCATAACTTTGTGTATTATATCCATAAGGCGATGACCAGCTTTGCCATGCCGGGCAAGCATATGCCCTTATTTAAGGACCGGATGGATACGATTGCCCAGGACGCGGGTTATGGCCCCGTAGCTTACTTCAATCAAGTGTTCGATCATTTGATCCAAGTGTGGGGGATCGATCAACTGCAGCCAAGCCGAAGCGATGCGGAGAGAGCCAGGCAGGATTTGCTGGGATATCACGTGAAATTGAAACGAATCAGCGAACGATTGGCGGCCAAAGGTTTTAATTAA
- a CDS encoding phosphatase PAP2 family protein: protein MSLFIVGWGLFAIVFAYTDLEISKALVDPRSGWAYFFEAFGEHPALFFVFIGANVLCQTARIYSPAIRFVLRGFSVAAAILAGYLIAYLTAHRWMEMELSFFSSLTILLIVSLIAAVIQLLLRQVPHQILLKHHKAVWVTLALIACELLLVHTLKLSWGRIRFRDLLPDYSNFMAWYAPQGAEGHRSFPSGHAANGWVMLSLLFFVPLHQKRWRAAVLTFAIAWGVLTAYSRIVIGAHYASDVLFGSCLTLSLFYILHRWLYSPSQQNKPA, encoded by the coding sequence GTGAGTCTGTTTATTGTGGGCTGGGGACTTTTCGCGATCGTGTTCGCTTATACCGATCTGGAGATTTCAAAAGCGTTAGTAGATCCGCGATCAGGCTGGGCTTATTTTTTCGAAGCGTTCGGTGAGCATCCCGCCCTGTTCTTCGTATTTATAGGAGCAAATGTTTTATGTCAAACGGCCCGAATATATTCACCTGCGATCCGGTTCGTTCTGCGGGGCTTCAGCGTGGCAGCCGCCATCTTGGCGGGTTACCTGATCGCCTATTTGACGGCTCATCGATGGATGGAAATGGAGCTCTCCTTTTTTTCATCCTTGACGATTCTGCTTATTGTCAGTCTGATAGCTGCCGTCATTCAGCTTCTGCTCCGGCAAGTACCGCACCAAATACTGCTGAAGCATCACAAAGCCGTCTGGGTTACCCTGGCGCTCATCGCATGTGAGCTGCTTCTCGTTCATACGCTGAAGCTCTCGTGGGGCCGAATCCGGTTCCGGGATTTACTCCCTGATTATTCGAACTTCATGGCATGGTATGCTCCGCAAGGCGCTGAGGGACACCGGTCGTTCCCCTCGGGGCATGCCGCCAACGGATGGGTTATGCTGTCCCTCCTATTCTTTGTTCCGCTGCATCAAAAGCGTTGGAGGGCTGCCGTGCTGACTTTTGCGATAGCCTGGGGAGTTCTGACCGCCTACAGCCGGATCGTGATCGGGGCTCATTATGCTTCCGACGTCCTCTTTGGAAGCTGTTTAACCCTCAGCCTGTTTTATATTTTGCACCGGTGGTTGTACTCTCCATCACAGCAGAACAAGCCGGCCTAA